A region of Ramlibacter agri DNA encodes the following proteins:
- a CDS encoding ABC transporter substrate-binding protein: MVPSALKAAAAFALAAACVHAQAAELKLAIATDVTSMDPQYANIAGNVQVSRHMFESLADLDADGRLVPRLAESWRRTEASVWEFKLRPNVKFHDGSTLTAEDVVYSVGRPATLTSSPATLNGFLKDITKAEALDANTVRFTTATPLAVLPNYLAMVPIVSKHATQGLKPEDFETGKGMVGTGPYRFGKFLRSDRIEMTRNEAYWGKKPHFDKVTIRIMPNNPARTAALLSGEVDAIAVVPTADVARIKQNPNITFYTKPLARHTFWTLNQASDALPQAFDHDGKPLTSNPFKDVRVRKAFSKAIDREAIGSRVMDGLGVPTQNPVPATMFGYNPDLAPEKYDLEGAKKLMAEAGLPNCFKLSIFARSDSHPTDSAQAQAVGQMLSRLGCKVSVEVVPTSVFFTRGNKLELPMLLLATGVDGGDLGVTLEYLFSNPTNNPFRKVNMQTYDSPAFWKPLREALALNDEQVRERKYRDTTRVLRDEVGVIPTELMVGTWAARKGVVLTPRVDERTYAFEASGN, from the coding sequence ATGGTTCCCTCTGCCCTCAAGGCGGCCGCGGCGTTCGCCCTAGCCGCCGCCTGCGTGCACGCGCAGGCCGCCGAACTCAAGCTGGCCATCGCCACCGACGTCACGTCGATGGACCCGCAGTACGCCAACATCGCCGGCAACGTGCAGGTCTCGCGGCACATGTTCGAGTCGCTGGCCGACCTGGACGCGGACGGCCGGCTGGTGCCGCGCCTGGCCGAATCGTGGCGGCGCACGGAGGCTTCGGTGTGGGAGTTCAAGCTGCGCCCCAACGTCAAGTTCCACGACGGCTCCACGCTGACGGCGGAAGACGTCGTGTACTCGGTGGGCCGCCCCGCCACGCTGACGTCTTCGCCGGCGACGCTCAACGGCTTCCTGAAGGACATCACCAAGGCCGAGGCCCTGGACGCGAACACGGTGCGCTTCACCACGGCTACGCCGCTGGCCGTGCTGCCCAACTACCTGGCGATGGTGCCCATCGTCTCCAAGCACGCGACACAGGGCCTGAAGCCCGAGGACTTCGAGACCGGCAAGGGCATGGTGGGCACAGGCCCCTACCGCTTCGGCAAGTTCCTGCGCAGCGACCGCATCGAGATGACGCGCAACGAGGCCTACTGGGGCAAGAAGCCGCACTTCGACAAGGTGACCATCCGCATCATGCCGAACAACCCGGCACGGACGGCCGCACTGCTGTCGGGCGAAGTCGACGCGATCGCGGTGGTGCCCACCGCCGACGTCGCGCGCATCAAGCAGAACCCGAACATCACCTTCTATACCAAGCCGCTGGCGCGCCACACTTTCTGGACGCTGAACCAGGCTTCGGACGCGCTGCCGCAAGCCTTCGACCACGACGGCAAGCCGCTCACGTCCAACCCCTTCAAGGACGTGCGGGTGCGCAAGGCCTTCTCGAAGGCGATCGACCGCGAGGCCATCGGCTCGCGCGTCATGGACGGCCTGGGCGTGCCCACGCAGAACCCCGTGCCGGCCACCATGTTCGGCTACAACCCCGACCTCGCGCCGGAGAAGTACGACCTGGAAGGCGCGAAGAAGCTGATGGCCGAAGCGGGCCTGCCCAATTGCTTCAAGCTGTCCATCTTCGCGCGCAGCGACAGCCATCCGACCGATTCGGCGCAGGCGCAGGCCGTGGGCCAGATGCTGTCGCGCCTGGGCTGCAAGGTGAGCGTCGAAGTGGTGCCGACCAGCGTGTTCTTCACGCGTGGCAACAAGCTGGAGCTGCCGATGCTGCTGCTGGCGACCGGTGTCGACGGCGGCGACCTGGGCGTGACGCTGGAATACCTGTTCAGCAACCCCACCAACAACCCGTTCCGCAAGGTCAACATGCAGACCTACGATTCGCCGGCCTTCTGGAAGCCACTGCGCGAAGCGCTGGCGCTGAACGACGAGCAGGTCCGCGAGCGCAAGTACCGCGATACGACCCGCGTGCTGCGTGACGAGGTCGGCGTGATTCCCACCGAGCTGATGGTGGGCACCTGGGCGGCGCGCAAGGGCGTGGTGCTGACGCCCCGCGTCGACGAGCGCACCTACGCCTTCGAAGCCTCCGGCAACTGA
- a CDS encoding ABC transporter permease subunit — MVLFLLRRLGQSILVLWLMSVIVFAGIYLVGDPASMMIPDSVTPEMRAQMMSALGLDKPALAQYLDFAGRAVHGDMGKSFATGLPVSTLIASRLTATMELAVAATLIAIVVGLPLGLVAGRWPETVAGRALTFLSSLGFSLPTFWLGLMLIMVFSVHLGWLPSNGRGPTTEWLGLQVSFLSWQGLRHLLLPALNLALFNAAMVLRLARSATREALLTDYVKFARAKGIGNARLMGVHVLKNILIPIVTVVGINFGGIIAFSVVTETIFGWPGMGKLLIDSINALDRPVVLGYLMFVVVIYLLINLVVDLLYSWLDPRITLSARAS, encoded by the coding sequence GTGGTCCTGTTCCTGTTGCGGCGCCTGGGCCAGAGCATCCTCGTCCTGTGGCTGATGTCGGTGATCGTCTTCGCCGGCATCTACCTGGTCGGCGACCCGGCATCGATGATGATCCCGGACAGCGTCACCCCGGAAATGCGGGCCCAGATGATGTCCGCGCTGGGGCTGGACAAGCCCGCGCTCGCGCAGTACCTGGACTTCGCGGGGCGCGCGGTGCATGGCGACATGGGCAAGTCCTTCGCCACCGGGCTGCCGGTGTCCACCTTGATAGCGAGCCGGCTCACCGCGACGATGGAACTGGCGGTGGCCGCCACGCTCATCGCGATCGTGGTGGGCCTGCCGCTCGGGCTGGTGGCAGGCCGCTGGCCGGAGACGGTGGCGGGCCGCGCGCTCACGTTCCTGTCCTCGCTGGGTTTCAGCCTGCCCACCTTCTGGCTCGGGCTGATGTTGATCATGGTCTTCTCGGTCCACCTGGGCTGGCTGCCTTCCAACGGTCGCGGTCCCACCACCGAGTGGCTGGGCCTGCAGGTGAGCTTCCTCAGCTGGCAGGGGCTGCGCCACCTGCTGCTGCCCGCGCTGAACCTGGCCCTCTTCAATGCAGCGATGGTCCTGCGGCTGGCGCGCTCGGCGACCCGCGAGGCGCTGCTGACCGACTACGTCAAGTTCGCGCGCGCCAAGGGCATAGGCAATGCGCGGCTGATGGGCGTGCACGTGCTGAAGAACATCCTGATCCCCATCGTCACCGTGGTCGGCATCAACTTCGGCGGGATCATCGCCTTCTCCGTCGTCACCGAAACCATCTTCGGCTGGCCCGGCATGGGCAAGCTCCTCATCGACTCGATCAACGCGCTCGACCGCCCGGTGGTGCTGGGCTACCTGATGTTCGTGGTGGTGATCTACCTGCTGATCAACCTCGTCGTGGACCTGCTGTACTCCTGGCTGGACCCGCGCATCACCCTGAGCGCGAGGGCTTCATGA
- a CDS encoding ABC transporter permease, whose amino-acid sequence MSATAETPLRRLWSEFTASRLACAGLAVTALIVLVAVLAPWISPQNPYDLQQLSVLDARLPPGTRTAEGVRYWLGTDDQGRDMLSAIFYGLRISMMVGLLCTAIAAVVGTALGLAAAWFGGAIDAFIMRLADTQLAFPSILIALIFLALFGKGADKIVLALVLVQWTYYARTVRGSALVELRKEYVEAARGLQLPRARILFAHILPNCLPPLLVVATVQVAIAIGLEATLSFLGLGLPVTEPSLGLLISNGYGYMLSGNYWISFFPGVALLVAVLAINTVADQLADVLNPRLKR is encoded by the coding sequence ATGAGCGCCACTGCCGAAACGCCGCTGCGGCGCCTGTGGAGCGAGTTCACAGCCAGCCGCCTGGCCTGCGCGGGCCTGGCCGTGACCGCGCTCATCGTGCTGGTCGCGGTGCTGGCGCCGTGGATCTCGCCGCAGAACCCTTACGACCTGCAGCAACTGTCGGTGCTGGACGCGCGGCTCCCGCCCGGCACCAGGACCGCCGAGGGCGTGCGCTACTGGCTGGGCACCGACGACCAGGGCCGCGACATGCTGTCGGCCATCTTCTATGGCCTGCGCATCAGCATGATGGTGGGCCTGCTGTGCACCGCCATCGCTGCTGTCGTGGGAACGGCGCTGGGGCTCGCGGCGGCCTGGTTCGGCGGCGCCATCGATGCCTTCATCATGCGGCTGGCCGACACGCAGCTGGCCTTTCCCTCCATCCTGATCGCGCTGATCTTCCTGGCGCTGTTCGGCAAGGGCGCGGACAAGATCGTGCTGGCGCTGGTGCTCGTGCAGTGGACCTATTACGCGCGCACCGTCCGCGGCTCGGCGCTGGTGGAGTTGCGCAAGGAGTACGTGGAGGCGGCGCGCGGGCTGCAGCTGCCGCGCGCACGCATCCTGTTCGCGCACATCCTGCCCAACTGCCTGCCGCCGCTGCTGGTGGTGGCGACCGTGCAGGTGGCCATCGCCATCGGGCTGGAGGCGACGCTCTCCTTCCTCGGCCTGGGCCTGCCTGTCACCGAGCCCTCGCTGGGCCTGCTGATCTCCAACGGCTACGGCTACATGTTGTCCGGCAATTACTGGATCAGCTTCTTCCCTGGCGTCGCTCTGCTGGTCGCGGTGCTGGCCATCAACACCGTCGCCGACCAGCTGGCCGACGTGCTGAACCCGAGGCTGAAGCGATGA
- a CDS encoding ABC transporter ATP-binding protein translates to MTPLFELQGVTKTFARPEDAVARLRARLAGQPAARRVTVLHETDLAVAPGEVLGLVGESGCGKSTLGRVAAGLHAPDTGRRLWDGADVAAMPPAQERATALGIQMIFQDPHASLNPRRRVGDAIGEAAGVHGLLEGASQADFAAELLRQVGLDPAMADRFPHQFSGGQRARIGIARALAVQPRFLVCDESVAALDVSVQAQVLNLFMDLRERKGLTYLFISHDLSVVHHLADRVAVMYLGRLVEVAPTAELFREPAHPYTRALLDSVPRLDAGNTVFQPLKGEIASPLAPPSGCAFHPRCPHAMAVCREQQPALQPVAAGRFAACHLVPACGTVPSTDSQSAP, encoded by the coding sequence ATGACGCCGCTGTTCGAACTCCAGGGCGTCACCAAGACTTTCGCGCGTCCCGAGGACGCCGTCGCCCGCTTGCGCGCGCGCCTGGCGGGCCAGCCCGCGGCGCGGCGCGTCACCGTGCTGCACGAGACCGACCTGGCCGTGGCGCCGGGCGAAGTGCTGGGGCTGGTGGGTGAATCCGGCTGCGGCAAGTCCACGCTGGGCCGCGTTGCCGCCGGCCTGCATGCGCCCGACACGGGCCGGCGGCTCTGGGATGGTGCCGACGTGGCCGCCATGCCGCCGGCGCAGGAGCGCGCGACCGCGCTCGGCATCCAGATGATCTTCCAGGACCCGCATGCATCGTTGAACCCGCGACGGCGGGTCGGGGATGCGATCGGCGAGGCGGCTGGCGTGCACGGCCTGCTGGAAGGCGCGAGCCAGGCCGACTTCGCGGCCGAACTGCTGCGCCAGGTGGGCCTGGACCCGGCCATGGCCGACCGCTTTCCGCACCAGTTCTCCGGCGGCCAGCGGGCCCGCATCGGCATCGCCCGTGCGCTGGCGGTGCAACCTCGCTTCCTGGTCTGCGACGAGTCGGTGGCCGCGCTCGATGTCTCGGTGCAGGCGCAAGTGCTGAACCTGTTCATGGACCTGCGCGAGCGCAAGGGCCTCACCTACCTGTTCATCAGCCACGACCTGAGCGTCGTGCACCACCTGGCCGACCGGGTGGCGGTGATGTACCTCGGGCGGCTGGTCGAGGTCGCGCCGACGGCGGAACTCTTTCGCGAGCCGGCGCATCCCTACACGCGGGCGCTCCTGGACAGCGTCCCGCGGCTCGACGCCGGCAACACGGTCTTCCAGCCCCTCAAGGGCGAGATCGCCTCGCCGCTCGCGCCCCCTTCGGGCTGCGCTTTCCACCCGCGTTGCCCCCACGCCATGGCGGTGTGCCGCGAGCAGCAGCCCGCGCTGCAACCCGTCGCCGCGGGGCGCTTCGCTGCCTGCCATCTCGTGCCGGCCTGTGGCACAGTTCCTTCCACCGATTCGCAGTCCGCACCATGA
- a CDS encoding MarR family winged helix-turn-helix transcriptional regulator, with product MTSPDAASSIAELAAYRLQRATFYATKHGHLAFARKFGITGVEWRLMGTISLFAPIAMLPLSEEADVQLAQAHRTITSLAERGLVRCEGDVKDKRKVMLSLTPAGKSLYRKAFNEANQRNRRLLSSLTDKECLALFAMLDKIAAEGRVMLEEERKASA from the coding sequence ATGACCTCTCCCGATGCCGCCAGCTCGATCGCCGAACTCGCCGCGTATCGGCTGCAGCGCGCGACCTTCTACGCGACCAAGCATGGCCACCTCGCCTTCGCCCGCAAGTTCGGCATCACGGGTGTCGAATGGCGTTTGATGGGAACCATCTCGCTGTTTGCGCCCATCGCCATGCTGCCGCTGTCCGAGGAAGCGGACGTGCAGTTGGCGCAGGCCCACCGCACCATCACTTCGCTGGCGGAGCGCGGCCTGGTGCGCTGCGAGGGCGACGTGAAGGACAAGCGCAAGGTGATGCTGTCGCTGACGCCCGCCGGCAAGAGCCTGTACCGCAAAGCCTTCAACGAGGCCAACCAGCGCAATCGCCGCCTGCTGTCGTCGCTGACCGACAAGGAATGCCTGGCGTTGTTCGCGATGTTGGACAAGATCGCCGCCGAGGGCCGGGTGATGCTGGAGGAAGAGCGCAAGGCTTCGGCCTGA
- a CDS encoding COG4315 family predicted lipoprotein has product MKKLLPFVLLSAVLVAGCATTSVAEAPAQMREGMLANAQGLTLYTFDRDAMGSGKSACNGDCAVKWPPHLARSDDRPQGDYTIVARDDGRRQWAFKGKPLYTWPEDQEPGDKYGDNYNKVWHIVH; this is encoded by the coding sequence ATGAAGAAACTGTTGCCTTTCGTGTTGCTGTCCGCCGTGCTCGTCGCCGGCTGCGCGACGACCTCCGTGGCCGAAGCGCCCGCGCAGATGCGCGAGGGCATGCTGGCCAACGCGCAGGGCCTGACGCTCTACACCTTCGACCGCGATGCCATGGGCAGCGGCAAGTCCGCCTGCAACGGCGATTGCGCCGTGAAGTGGCCGCCGCACCTGGCGCGCTCGGACGACCGGCCGCAGGGCGACTACACCATCGTGGCGCGCGACGACGGCCGCCGCCAGTGGGCCTTCAAGGGCAAGCCGCTGTACACGTGGCCGGAAGACCAGGAGCCGGGCGACAAGTACGGCGACAACTACAACAAGGTCTGGCACATCGTCCACTGA
- a CDS encoding cupredoxin domain-containing protein, whose protein sequence is MQAKLILLAAGMLAAVATQAGALKVTVLDKEGKPVPDAVVVLAPAAPGAPKPLPTHVTISQEKMRFVPAVSLVAVGAQATFVNNDPWEHHVRASAAGLHSFDDAPGGGFELRLDGKAAGKPAAVAEGRFDKAGPVLLGCHLHASMKAHVFVSDTPWAALSDDSGQASFEAVPEGLVRIKVWQADQLLDLPPQQLTLTAAPAAASVQLQVVPRRRRV, encoded by the coding sequence ATGCAAGCCAAGCTCATTCTGCTGGCCGCCGGCATGCTCGCGGCTGTGGCGACGCAGGCCGGCGCGCTCAAGGTCACCGTCCTGGACAAGGAAGGCAAGCCGGTGCCCGACGCCGTGGTGGTGCTGGCGCCGGCGGCGCCGGGCGCGCCCAAGCCGCTGCCCACACACGTGACGATCTCGCAGGAGAAGATGCGTTTCGTGCCGGCGGTGTCGCTGGTGGCGGTGGGCGCGCAGGCGACCTTCGTCAACAACGACCCGTGGGAACACCACGTGCGCGCCAGCGCCGCCGGCCTGCACAGCTTCGACGACGCGCCGGGCGGCGGCTTCGAGCTGCGGCTGGATGGCAAGGCCGCCGGCAAGCCGGCCGCCGTCGCCGAAGGCCGCTTCGACAAGGCCGGCCCGGTGCTGCTTGGATGCCACCTTCATGCGTCGATGAAGGCCCACGTCTTCGTGAGCGACACGCCCTGGGCGGCGCTCAGCGACGACTCCGGCCAGGCGAGCTTCGAGGCCGTGCCCGAAGGGCTGGTGCGCATCAAGGTCTGGCAGGCCGACCAGTTGCTGGACCTGCCGCCGCAGCAGCTGACGCTGACGGCCGCGCCGGCGGCGGCGTCGGTGCAACTGCAGGTGGTGCCGCGGCGGCGACGGGTCTGA
- a CDS encoding ABC transporter ATP-binding protein, whose translation MNGIEFRNVSKRYGADPAAPLAVKGISFEVPEGTLTTILGPSGCGKTTTLRMIAGLESPSAGSIFIAGRDVTTLGPAERNVSMMFQSYALFPHMGVLENVGYGLRMSGVPKAQAAARAREALANVGLVGFDQRSPSELSGGQQQRVALARALVLEPAVLLFDEPLSNLDARLRREMREEIRALQQRLQLTVAYVTHDQSEALAVSDHIIVMDHGVIAQRGTPEELYERPATEFVAGFMGEAMLFEAMAQADGSVRLGPLQVAPRTRVATGPVKVAVRPEAWLLGPADEASGLAGTVSKSAYLGSVVEYLVETPLGKLFVVSPDLSTRRQAGDRVGLRLATHGVSVVPQSGG comes from the coding sequence ATGAACGGCATCGAATTCCGCAACGTCAGCAAGCGCTACGGCGCCGACCCGGCAGCGCCGCTGGCCGTCAAGGGCATCAGCTTCGAGGTGCCCGAAGGCACGCTCACGACGATCCTCGGCCCCTCGGGCTGCGGCAAGACCACCACCTTGCGCATGATCGCCGGCCTGGAGTCGCCGAGCGCGGGCAGCATCTTCATCGCCGGGCGCGACGTGACGACGCTGGGCCCGGCCGAGCGCAACGTCAGCATGATGTTCCAGAGCTACGCCTTGTTCCCGCACATGGGCGTGCTGGAGAACGTGGGCTACGGCCTGCGCATGTCGGGCGTGCCCAAGGCACAAGCCGCTGCGCGGGCGCGCGAGGCGCTGGCCAACGTCGGTCTGGTCGGCTTCGACCAGCGCTCGCCCAGCGAACTCTCCGGCGGCCAGCAGCAGCGCGTCGCGCTTGCGCGCGCCCTGGTGCTGGAGCCCGCGGTGCTGCTGTTCGACGAACCGCTGTCCAACCTCGACGCCCGCTTGCGCCGCGAAATGCGCGAGGAGATCCGCGCGCTGCAGCAGCGGCTGCAGCTCACCGTCGCCTACGTCACGCACGACCAGAGCGAGGCGCTGGCCGTCAGCGACCACATCATCGTGATGGACCACGGCGTGATCGCCCAGCGCGGCACGCCCGAGGAACTGTACGAACGCCCGGCCACGGAGTTCGTGGCGGGTTTCATGGGCGAGGCCATGCTGTTCGAAGCGATGGCGCAGGCGGACGGCAGCGTGCGCCTGGGACCCTTGCAGGTGGCGCCGCGCACGCGCGTGGCCACCGGCCCGGTGAAGGTCGCGGTGCGGCCGGAAGCCTGGCTGCTGGGGCCGGCCGACGAGGCCTCCGGCCTCGCGGGCACCGTCAGCAAATCCGCCTACCTGGGCAGCGTCGTCGAATACCTCGTCGAGACGCCGCTGGGCAAGCTGTTCGTGGTGTCGCCGGACCTGTCCACGCGCAGGCAAGCCGGCGACCGCGTCGGCCTGCGGCTCGCCACGCACGGCGTGTCGGTGGTGCCGCAGTCCGGCGGCTGA
- a CDS encoding ABC transporter permease → MRRDSGLAIRLWVVLGLLGYVALPWYAIQDAGWWQAIPQVFGGPETANGVVQALLHGRKWLLVGLIGLVLAASGLGQPAGRKQGRWLLAGGLIGLVGLFASGFLIGAKGWSFAFMERAFGELAVQQFGMGAGACVVLVALTVLTAFGLARLGFFRGDTFVAASVLGAGLLLLLFIGYPVARALSSAFFDEDGRLSLLAIYQRIGNERIWGLGCLVGSTRCGVAWNTLFLALLTAAGTTCLGTLLALLAERGPRRWQGPLRVLALLPIITPPFVVGLGLILLFGRAGIVNQLLEHLFGLEPTRWFYGLLGIWIAQLFAFTPIAFMIMRGVVQGVAPSLEEAAQTLRADRSRTFFSVTLPLLKPGLANAFLVGFIESIADFGNPVVVGGQYSVLSTDIFFAIVGAQNDPGRAASLAWVLTLFALGVFALQRALLGRTSFTTVSGKGDAGLAMPLPDGVRRAVYSVAIPWLLFTVVIYAFAFMGGLVQTWGRNYTPTLQHFKTAFSLEWGEYGIVWAGTAWNSLFTTVKLSAISAPLTAGLGLLVAWLLARTQFRGQGFFEFAALLAFAIPGTVLGVSYIAAFNVPPFELTGTGLIIVLCFVFRNLPVGVRAGTAAFKQLDRSLDEASLMLRASTAQTLRHVVLPLLKPALVAALIYSFVRAMTTVSAVIFLVTAENDLATTYIISRVGNGDYGVALAYCTVLIVLMSLAIALIQFAVGERRLGRRRAGIAQQAIA, encoded by the coding sequence ATGCGCCGCGACTCGGGCCTCGCCATCCGGCTGTGGGTGGTGCTGGGGCTGCTGGGATACGTGGCGCTGCCCTGGTACGCGATCCAGGACGCCGGCTGGTGGCAAGCGATTCCCCAGGTCTTCGGAGGACCGGAGACCGCCAATGGCGTGGTGCAGGCCTTGCTGCACGGACGCAAGTGGCTGCTGGTCGGCCTGATCGGCCTGGTGCTTGCCGCCAGCGGGCTGGGGCAGCCGGCGGGACGGAAGCAAGGGCGCTGGCTGCTCGCCGGCGGCCTGATCGGCTTGGTCGGCCTGTTCGCCAGCGGTTTCCTGATCGGGGCCAAGGGCTGGTCCTTCGCCTTCATGGAGCGCGCCTTCGGCGAGCTGGCCGTGCAGCAGTTCGGCATGGGCGCCGGCGCCTGCGTGGTGCTCGTCGCGCTGACGGTGCTCACCGCTTTCGGCCTCGCACGCCTGGGCTTCTTCCGCGGCGACACCTTCGTCGCGGCCAGCGTGCTGGGCGCCGGCCTGCTCCTGCTGCTGTTCATCGGCTACCCGGTGGCGCGCGCGCTGTCTTCGGCCTTCTTCGACGAGGACGGCCGGCTCTCGCTGCTGGCGATCTACCAGCGCATCGGCAACGAGCGCATCTGGGGCCTGGGCTGCCTGGTTGGCAGCACCCGCTGCGGCGTGGCCTGGAACACGCTGTTCCTGGCGCTGCTGACGGCCGCCGGCACCACCTGCCTGGGCACCCTGCTCGCGCTGCTGGCCGAACGCGGCCCGCGCCGCTGGCAAGGGCCGCTGCGCGTGCTGGCGCTGCTGCCCATCATCACGCCGCCTTTCGTGGTCGGCCTCGGGCTGATCCTGCTGTTCGGGCGCGCGGGCATCGTCAACCAGCTGCTGGAACACCTGTTCGGCCTGGAGCCGACCCGCTGGTTCTACGGGCTGCTCGGGATCTGGATCGCGCAGCTGTTCGCCTTCACGCCGATCGCCTTCATGATCATGCGCGGCGTCGTGCAGGGCGTGGCGCCCAGCCTGGAGGAAGCCGCGCAGACCCTGCGCGCGGACCGGTCGCGCACCTTCTTCTCGGTCACGCTGCCGCTGCTGAAGCCGGGCCTGGCCAACGCCTTCCTGGTGGGCTTCATCGAAAGCATCGCGGACTTCGGCAACCCGGTCGTCGTGGGTGGCCAGTACTCGGTGCTCTCCACCGACATCTTCTTCGCCATCGTCGGCGCGCAGAACGACCCGGGCCGCGCGGCTTCGCTGGCCTGGGTGCTGACTTTGTTCGCGCTGGGCGTGTTCGCATTGCAGCGCGCGCTGCTCGGGCGCACCAGCTTCACCACGGTCAGCGGCAAGGGCGATGCGGGCCTGGCGATGCCCCTGCCCGATGGCGTGCGGCGCGCGGTGTATTCGGTGGCGATTCCGTGGCTGCTGTTCACGGTGGTGATCTACGCTTTCGCCTTCATGGGTGGCCTGGTGCAGACCTGGGGCCGCAACTACACGCCGACCTTGCAACATTTCAAGACGGCCTTCTCGCTGGAATGGGGTGAATACGGCATCGTCTGGGCCGGCACGGCCTGGAACTCGCTGTTCACGACGGTGAAGCTGTCGGCCATCTCCGCGCCACTGACGGCGGGCCTGGGCCTGCTGGTCGCCTGGCTGCTGGCACGCACGCAGTTCCGCGGCCAGGGCTTCTTCGAGTTCGCCGCGCTGCTGGCCTTCGCGATCCCCGGCACGGTGCTGGGCGTGAGCTACATCGCCGCCTTCAACGTCCCGCCCTTCGAGCTGACCGGCACCGGCCTCATCATCGTGCTGTGCTTCGTGTTCCGCAACCTGCCGGTGGGCGTGCGCGCGGGCACCGCGGCGTTCAAGCAGCTCGATCGCTCGCTGGACGAAGCCTCGCTGATGCTGCGCGCCTCCACGGCGCAGACGCTGCGGCACGTGGTGCTGCCGCTGCTGAAGCCTGCGTTGGTCGCGGCGCTGATCTACAGCTTCGTGCGCGCGATGACCACCGTGTCCGCGGTGATCTTCCTCGTCACGGCGGAGAACGACCTGGCCACCACCTACATCATCAGCCGGGTGGGCAACGGCGACTACGGCGTGGCGCTCGCCTACTGCACCGTCCTCATCGTGCTCATGTCGCTGGCCATCGCGCTGATCCAGTTCGCCGTCGGCGAGCGGCGCCTGGGCCGCCGCCGGGCCGGCATCGCACAACAGGCCATCGCATGA